Proteins from a single region of Streptomyces spinoverrucosus:
- a CDS encoding lytic polysaccharide monooxygenase auxiliary activity family 9 protein, protein MPARRKAAVVAAVGIAPLALTALSTAPASAHGSMGDPVSRVSQCHAEGPESPRSDACKAAVAAGGTQALYDWNGVRIGNAAGQHQTLIPDGKLCSANNEAFKGLDLARADWPATSVSSGSYTFKYRVTAPHKGTFEVYVTKPGYDPAQPLGWDDLDLANPVATATDPAASGGFYTFSGTLPERSGQHVLYAIWQRSDSPEAFYSCSDVTFGGSNSAGNDGGSGSGDNAGDSGDDSGSSSEDSGSDNGSTAPVSAPTASAPTDEQIEAAAEHSTIENHGHGDNDPSTSAAPDAPTANQPKAAAAGTSENLAETGGDSSTTYLAVGGAAALALGSAALFASVRRRAASGGRHGR, encoded by the coding sequence ATGCCCGCACGCCGCAAGGCCGCCGTCGTCGCCGCCGTCGGCATCGCCCCGCTCGCCCTGACCGCGCTGTCCACCGCGCCCGCATCCGCGCACGGCTCGATGGGCGACCCGGTCAGCCGGGTCTCCCAGTGCCACGCGGAGGGCCCGGAGAGCCCCAGGTCCGACGCGTGCAAGGCGGCGGTCGCGGCGGGCGGCACGCAGGCGCTGTACGACTGGAACGGCGTCCGCATCGGCAACGCGGCCGGGCAGCACCAGACGCTGATCCCGGACGGCAAGCTGTGCAGCGCGAACAACGAGGCGTTCAAGGGCCTCGACCTGGCCCGCGCCGACTGGCCGGCGACGTCCGTGAGCAGTGGGTCGTACACCTTCAAGTACCGCGTGACCGCCCCGCACAAGGGCACCTTCGAGGTCTATGTCACCAAGCCCGGTTACGACCCCGCCCAGCCGCTCGGCTGGGACGACCTGGACCTGGCGAACCCGGTGGCGACGGCCACCGACCCGGCCGCGTCGGGCGGTTTCTACACGTTCTCCGGCACCCTTCCGGAGCGCTCCGGCCAGCACGTCCTGTACGCGATCTGGCAGCGCTCGGACAGCCCGGAGGCCTTCTACTCCTGCTCCGACGTCACCTTCGGCGGCAGCAACAGCGCCGGAAACGACGGCGGAAGCGGCTCTGGCGACAACGCCGGTGACAGCGGCGACGACAGCGGCAGCAGCAGCGAGGACAGCGGCAGCGACAACGGCTCCACGGCCCCCGTTTCCGCCCCCACCGCCTCCGCCCCCACCGACGAGCAGATCGAGGCCGCCGCCGAGCACTCCACCATCGAGAACCACGGTCACGGCGACAACGACCCCAGCACGTCCGCCGCCCCGGACGCCCCCACCGCCAACCAGCCGAAGGCCGCGGCCGCCGGGACCTCGGAGAACCTCGCCGAGACCGGCGGCGACAGCAGCACCACGTACCTCGCCGTCGGCGGCGCGGCCGCGCTCGCGCTCGGCTCGGCGGCCCTGTTCGCGTCGGTCCGCCGACGTGCGGCGAGCGGCGGCCGGCACGGCCGCTGA
- a CDS encoding class I SAM-dependent methyltransferase, which yields MTVDSNALTSADGEDWDALAAAFDNEPDHGLRDPDVRDAWARRLRSWLPDAACDVLDLGCGTGSLSLLAAEQGHRVTGVDLSPAMVGLARAKLAGHDAVFLLGDAAAPPVGERRFDVVLVRHVLWTLPDPGRALRHWRGLLRPGGRLVLVEGVWGTVAPVGIAADRLRELLAPVARSVRVERLSQDAALWGRGVDDERYAVVAQV from the coding sequence ATGACAGTTGACAGCAATGCTCTGACCTCGGCGGACGGCGAGGACTGGGACGCGCTCGCCGCCGCCTTCGACAACGAGCCGGACCACGGGTTGCGCGATCCCGACGTGCGGGACGCCTGGGCGCGGCGGCTGCGCTCCTGGCTGCCCGACGCCGCCTGCGACGTCCTCGACCTCGGCTGTGGCACCGGCAGCCTGTCGCTCCTCGCGGCCGAGCAGGGACATCGCGTCACCGGCGTCGACCTGTCCCCGGCCATGGTGGGACTGGCCCGCGCGAAGCTCGCCGGACACGACGCCGTGTTCCTGCTCGGTGACGCGGCGGCACCGCCGGTGGGGGAGCGGCGGTTCGACGTGGTGCTCGTACGGCATGTGCTGTGGACGTTGCCGGATCCCGGCCGGGCGCTGCGGCACTGGCGTGGGCTGCTGCGGCCCGGCGGGCGGCTGGTGCTGGTCGAGGGGGTGTGGGGGACGGTCGCGCCGGTGGGTATCGCGGCGGACCGGCTTCGGGAGCTTCTCGCGCCCGTCGCCCGGTCGGTGCGGGTGGAGCGGTTGTCGCAGGACGCGGCGCTGTGGGGAAGGGGGGTGGACGACGAGCGGTACGCGGTCGTCGCCCAGGTGTGA
- a CDS encoding DUF402 domain-containing protein: MSANASEPGRRVDVVLLKAGRTKIRYPAELLRDDGTRIVVRAPFAGTGVRDFGFVRFEPGDIFTEYYWRDRWYAVMEVRDPSGVLKGWYCDIARPATFSGTELVVEDLDLDLWRSADGTDVRRLDEDEFAESGLTETDPEAATTALAALDELEILARGDDFASLLGD, translated from the coding sequence ATGTCCGCGAACGCGTCTGAGCCGGGCCGCCGGGTGGACGTCGTCCTGCTCAAGGCGGGCCGGACCAAGATCCGCTACCCGGCGGAGCTGCTCCGGGACGACGGCACCCGGATCGTGGTCCGCGCCCCCTTCGCGGGCACCGGCGTGCGCGACTTCGGCTTCGTACGCTTCGAGCCCGGGGACATCTTCACCGAGTACTACTGGCGGGACCGCTGGTACGCGGTGATGGAGGTGCGCGACCCGTCCGGTGTCCTCAAGGGCTGGTACTGCGACATCGCCCGCCCGGCGACCTTCTCGGGCACCGAGCTGGTCGTCGAGGACCTCGACCTGGACCTGTGGCGCTCCGCCGACGGCACGGACGTACGCCGCCTGGACGAGGACGAGTTCGCGGAGAGCGGCCTCACCGAAACGGACCCGGAGGCGGCCACCACGGCACTGGCTGCCCTGGACGAACTGGAGATTCTGGCCCGCGGCGACGACTTCGCGTCCCTGCTCGGCGACTGA
- a CDS encoding GNAT family N-acetyltransferase, with product MTVIMRDLRPDVRTDLEAFARVRRLALPFMLATPESVAHHLTRTHPDAHFRSLVAEEDGEVVGTAQVSLAHDSPEPGQGSLNVYVHPERTRRGAGSLLVRAAEEHLVAHGATKLYSWVLDEPANRAFAERHGYGASRSAHFLRLDLAHRALPPLQDPPPGVELRTAADYADDPRPMFELDAETTSDEPSDIDTEFTDYEAWIEETWKHPLLDLGLTSVAVVDGRPAAFSIAYTDGTRYSTAMTGTARAFRGRGLAKLAKNASLHRARAAGYTEAFTGNDAGNGPMLAINKWFGYEICATEVRHVRERV from the coding sequence ATGACAGTGATCATGCGCGACCTCCGCCCCGACGTCCGGACCGACCTGGAGGCTTTCGCCCGTGTGCGCCGGCTGGCTCTGCCTTTCATGCTGGCCACGCCGGAGTCCGTCGCCCACCATCTGACCCGGACCCACCCCGACGCCCACTTCCGTTCCCTCGTCGCGGAGGAGGACGGCGAGGTGGTCGGGACCGCACAGGTGAGCCTGGCGCACGACAGCCCGGAGCCCGGCCAGGGCTCCCTGAACGTCTACGTCCACCCGGAGCGGACCCGCCGTGGCGCCGGCTCGCTGCTGGTACGGGCGGCCGAGGAACACCTGGTGGCCCACGGGGCGACCAAGCTCTACTCCTGGGTCCTGGACGAGCCCGCCAACCGCGCCTTCGCCGAACGCCACGGCTACGGCGCGAGCCGCTCCGCGCACTTCCTCCGCCTCGACCTGGCACACCGCGCCCTGCCACCGCTCCAGGACCCGCCACCGGGTGTCGAACTGCGCACGGCCGCCGACTACGCGGACGACCCGCGTCCGATGTTCGAACTGGACGCGGAGACGACATCCGACGAACCCAGCGACATCGACACGGAGTTCACCGACTACGAGGCATGGATCGAGGAGACCTGGAAGCACCCGCTCCTCGACCTCGGCCTGACCTCGGTCGCGGTCGTCGACGGCCGCCCGGCCGCCTTCAGCATCGCCTACACGGACGGCACCCGCTACAGCACCGCCATGACCGGCACCGCCCGCGCCTTCCGCGGCCGGGGCCTGGCCAAGCTCGCCAAGAACGCCTCCCTGCACCGCGCCCGCGCCGCCGGGTACACGGAGGCGTTCACGGGCAACGACGCCGGCAACGGCCCGATGCTCGCGATCAACAAGTGGTTCGGGTACGAGATCTGCGCCACGGAGGTGCGCCATGTCCGCGAACGCGTCTGA
- a CDS encoding GntR family transcriptional regulator gives MTLKIHIDESAAVAPYEQVRAQISEQARSGVLPVGYRLPTVRGLAESLGLAANTVAKAYRALETDGVIETRGRNGTFVAAAGPAADREAAGAAQAYAERVRRLGLGEEAALDAVRDALRAAYGERG, from the coding sequence GTGACCTTGAAGATCCACATTGATGAGAGCGCCGCGGTGGCGCCGTACGAGCAGGTGCGGGCGCAGATTTCCGAACAGGCCCGGTCGGGGGTGCTGCCGGTGGGGTATCGGCTGCCGACGGTGCGAGGGCTGGCCGAGTCGCTGGGGCTGGCCGCGAACACGGTGGCGAAGGCGTACCGGGCGCTGGAGACGGACGGCGTGATCGAGACGCGGGGGCGCAACGGGACGTTCGTCGCCGCGGCGGGGCCGGCGGCGGATCGGGAGGCGGCGGGGGCTGCGCAGGCCTACGCCGAGCGGGTGCGCAGGCTGGGGCTCGGCGAGGAGGCGGCGCTGGATGCCGTACGGGATGCGCTGCGGGCGGCGTACGGGGAGCGGGGCTGA
- a CDS encoding DUF72 domain-containing protein, which yields MTLFVGTSGWQYKDWRGLLYPEGCPTRLWLEEYAEGFATVEINNAFYRLPTRENFEAWRERVPDDFVVAVKASRYLTHIKRLKDPEEPVHRLMTHASGLADRLGPVLLQLPPNLRADPELLDACLACFPSGTRIAVEPRHDSWWTREVEEVLRSRGAALCWADVQARPATPLWRTTDWGYVRFHQGRARPWPHYGRQSLQTWVHRIGEAFSDSHDVYAYFNNDPGGAAVGDAVTFAELARGTGWRVTRTPRELSARR from the coding sequence ATGACCCTGTTCGTCGGCACGTCGGGGTGGCAGTACAAGGACTGGCGGGGGCTGCTGTACCCGGAGGGCTGCCCCACCCGGCTGTGGCTGGAGGAGTACGCCGAGGGGTTCGCCACGGTCGAGATCAACAACGCGTTCTACCGGCTGCCGACGCGGGAGAACTTCGAGGCGTGGCGGGAGCGGGTGCCGGACGACTTCGTGGTGGCGGTCAAGGCCAGCCGTTATCTGACGCACATCAAGCGCCTGAAGGACCCCGAGGAGCCGGTGCACCGCCTGATGACCCACGCGTCCGGCCTGGCCGACCGCCTGGGCCCGGTCCTCCTGCAGCTCCCGCCGAACCTGCGGGCGGATCCCGAGCTGCTGGACGCCTGCCTGGCCTGCTTCCCCTCCGGCACGAGGATCGCGGTGGAACCACGCCACGACTCCTGGTGGACGCGGGAGGTCGAGGAGGTCCTGCGGTCGCGGGGTGCGGCGCTGTGCTGGGCCGACGTGCAGGCCCGCCCGGCGACGCCGCTGTGGCGTACGACCGACTGGGGCTACGTCCGCTTCCACCAGGGGCGCGCCCGGCCGTGGCCGCACTACGGCCGCCAGTCGCTGCAGACGTGGGTCCACCGGATCGGGGAGGCGTTCTCCGACAGTCACGATGTGTACGCGTACTTCAACAACGACCCGGGTGGGGCGGCGGTGGGGGACGCGGTGACGTTCGCGGAGTTGGCGCGGGGAACGGGGTGGAGGGTGACGCGCACACCGAGGGAGCTGTCGGCCCGACGGTGA
- a CDS encoding DUF5925 domain-containing protein translates to MSANPHDALPIRLHVDDSDSPSDVVDALFLGRFATGEQPYSHAANIDRVRSGATLLPPEARVLRVARDDDRSATLAEGDGWTLLVSRWNRGADVTVTATTADLAKKVLDQATDGAADEPEPQPENVTMGFWYVSPRRGPHRTTRQISAGTWDEVRANYTAPVADAMDRLMKTTPEDIAGRLLLLHGPPGTGKTSALRTLARSWRDWCQVDCVLDPERLFSDVGYLMDIAIGEDDSTGKGRWRLLLLEDCDELIRGEAKHTAGQALSRLLNLTDGLLGQGRNVLVGVTTNEDLERLHPAVVRPGRCLARIEVGPLTRREAVNWLGSEEGVGREGATLAELYALRRGTSPTALPEPRGGSEAGLYL, encoded by the coding sequence ATGTCTGCGAACCCACACGACGCTCTGCCGATCCGGCTCCACGTCGACGACAGCGACTCGCCGTCCGACGTCGTCGACGCGCTGTTCCTCGGCCGCTTCGCGACGGGCGAGCAGCCGTACTCGCACGCGGCGAACATCGACCGCGTCCGCTCCGGGGCGACGCTGCTGCCGCCGGAGGCCCGGGTGCTGCGCGTGGCCCGCGACGACGACCGCAGCGCCACGCTCGCGGAGGGCGACGGCTGGACGCTGCTGGTCTCCCGCTGGAACCGGGGCGCGGACGTCACGGTGACCGCGACCACCGCCGACCTGGCGAAGAAGGTCCTCGACCAGGCGACGGACGGCGCTGCGGACGAGCCCGAGCCGCAGCCGGAGAACGTGACGATGGGCTTCTGGTACGTCTCCCCCAGGCGCGGCCCGCACCGGACGACCCGGCAGATCTCGGCGGGCACGTGGGACGAGGTGCGCGCGAACTACACGGCACCGGTCGCGGACGCGATGGACCGGCTGATGAAGACGACGCCGGAGGACATCGCGGGCCGACTGCTGCTGCTGCACGGCCCGCCGGGCACGGGCAAGACGTCGGCGCTGCGCACGCTGGCGCGGTCCTGGCGGGACTGGTGCCAGGTGGACTGCGTCCTGGACCCGGAGCGGCTGTTCAGTGACGTCGGCTATCTCATGGACATCGCGATCGGCGAGGACGACTCGACCGGCAAGGGCCGCTGGCGGCTGCTGTTGCTGGAGGACTGCGACGAGCTGATCCGCGGCGAGGCCAAGCACACGGCGGGGCAGGCGCTGTCGCGGCTGCTGAACCTGACGGACGGGCTGCTGGGCCAGGGCCGCAACGTCCTGGTGGGCGTGACGACCAACGAGGACCTCGAACGCCTCCACCCCGCCGTCGTCCGCCCCGGCCGCTGCCTGGCCCGTATCGAGGTGGGGCCGCTGACCCGGCGGGAGGCGGTCAACTGGCTGGGCAGCGAGGAGGGCGTCGGGCGGGAGGGGGCGACGCTGGCGGAGCTGTACGCGCTGCGCCGGGGCACGTCTCCGACGGCGCTGCCGGAGCCGCGGGGCGGGTCGGAGGCGGGGCTGTACCTGTAG
- a CDS encoding GH39 family glycosyl hydrolase, producing MGRHGWSTGARRWRLTALLGVSAALVALVVTLVSTLPGGGASTAGTSPDGDKVHGTPATPPEEPRPDVGWGFTHTQFSADVGAAAAVGRVRADLRQSALPQNQHIMGWGADNPEPVKGRYDFAALDRRVDFVRASGGTPVITLCCAPDWMKGGKAGAGATDWSQAALETAPRPEHYADFAALAATVAKRYPDVRHFIVWNEFKGFWNDAEQRWDYEGYTKLYNLVHRALKKVDEDIMVGGPYLVMDSVDPRRTEIASTTLKGPWGALDQRVLDAFSYWNEHKAGADFVVVDGSSYTKDDELLPDEFAATDKFTAVGAWVRRQTGEDLPLWWAEYYVEPADGNDDRHGWSEPRRRAVQAAAMIAMTKGGASSGFYWNPEEETGPGCPGCLWTPTDSGGGGAKLPMYDLVARFNAEFPPGTTYETVAAPADVRVLATDRTLLVVNIRDRAISGHVDGRRVDLQAYDVKWIER from the coding sequence ATGGGACGTCATGGGTGGAGTACGGGGGCACGGCGGTGGCGGCTCACCGCGCTGCTCGGCGTGTCGGCGGCCCTCGTGGCCCTGGTGGTGACCCTGGTCAGCACACTTCCCGGCGGCGGCGCGAGCACCGCCGGCACCTCGCCCGACGGCGACAAGGTGCACGGCACGCCCGCCACGCCGCCCGAGGAGCCGCGACCGGACGTCGGCTGGGGCTTCACCCACACCCAGTTCAGCGCCGACGTGGGCGCCGCCGCGGCCGTCGGGCGCGTCAGGGCCGACCTCAGGCAGTCGGCGCTGCCGCAGAACCAGCACATCATGGGCTGGGGCGCCGACAACCCCGAGCCGGTGAAGGGCCGTTACGACTTCGCCGCCCTCGACCGCCGCGTGGACTTCGTCCGTGCCTCCGGCGGTACCCCGGTCATCACCCTGTGCTGCGCCCCGGACTGGATGAAGGGCGGCAAGGCCGGCGCCGGCGCCACCGACTGGAGCCAGGCCGCGTTGGAGACCGCCCCACGGCCCGAGCACTACGCCGACTTCGCCGCCCTCGCCGCGACCGTCGCCAAGCGCTATCCCGACGTACGCCACTTCATCGTCTGGAACGAGTTCAAGGGGTTCTGGAACGACGCCGAGCAGCGCTGGGACTACGAGGGCTACACCAAGCTGTACAACCTCGTCCACCGGGCGCTGAAGAAGGTCGACGAGGACATCATGGTCGGCGGGCCCTACCTGGTGATGGACAGCGTCGACCCGCGCCGCACGGAGATCGCCTCCACCACCCTCAAGGGCCCCTGGGGCGCCCTCGACCAGCGGGTGCTGGACGCCTTCTCCTACTGGAACGAGCACAAGGCGGGCGCCGACTTCGTCGTCGTGGACGGCTCCAGCTACACCAAGGACGACGAGCTCCTGCCGGACGAGTTCGCCGCCACCGACAAGTTCACGGCCGTCGGAGCGTGGGTGCGGCGGCAGACCGGCGAGGACCTGCCGCTGTGGTGGGCCGAGTACTACGTCGAGCCCGCCGACGGCAACGACGACCGGCACGGCTGGTCCGAGCCCCGCCGCCGCGCCGTCCAGGCCGCCGCGATGATCGCCATGACCAAGGGCGGCGCCTCCTCCGGCTTCTACTGGAACCCCGAGGAGGAGACCGGCCCCGGCTGCCCCGGCTGCCTGTGGACACCGACCGACAGCGGGGGCGGGGGCGCGAAGCTGCCCATGTACGACCTGGTCGCCCGATTCAACGCCGAGTTCCCGCCGGGGACGACGTACGAGACCGTGGCCGCCCCGGCGGACGTACGCGTCCTCGCCACCGACCGGACCCTCCTGGTCGTCAACATCCGCGACCGGGCGATCAGCGGGCACGTCGACGGCAGGCGGGTCGACCTACAGGCGTACGACGTGAAGTGGATCGAGCGGTGA
- a CDS encoding lipopolysaccharide biosynthesis protein, giving the protein MSDTTTTAQAEPTGKEAPEQPRRRLRLPGLGRSPGGGQLLRNAYALMLNTGISAVLGLGYWLLAARYYSEAAVGQGSAAIAAMKLLAGLTAVTLTGALARFIPVAGRATGRLVFRTYAGSSLVVALAAGVFLLTLDAWGPSYRFLHSPLPAAGFVVAVVAWNLLTLQDGVLTGLRSALWVPVGNTVFSAVKLGLLIAFAVAIPMTGVFVSWVAAIATSVLPLGWLVFRRLVPRHVAETEEHARPPTMREVGRFLAGDYTGSLFSLAVVYLVPVIVAAQVSAEDNAYFYITATIGGTVNLLAINMGASLTVEGSHDPGRLAANTRAALKRMARIMLPVAAVLFFGAPWILGVFGAGYADAATPLLRWFAVGAVLRVVMETYFAVLRAQSRTAGLAWLQGLLCALVLGLTLVLLPRMGLTGAGVAEIASLAVIVAIAAPRLYRTVRGAASADVPPGAAPDGDLADLAPVPEASGPARRRGPAWALDSDTLALGIPADLDHQERRPDVRPGPGTPPTGVPVVAAPPVAVAEIAPPELPSRQRPMPTRLGVILGCLLVAALLLYWVPASRLGEADLDRMGGLGLISVLPTPTLAGAALLVVVFASLLWLSREHRTLLLVTLLATVVSLHALPAVIETEPRFATAWQHLGFLDYIDRTGTAVPDLDARWSWPGFFAVAAFVAQACGVTDFTEVIRWWPLTVQLLYLAPLFLLTRALRASWRAKWTGVWIFVLSGWVGQDYFSPQGFTYLLYLVLVAIVLVWFRAPRVIWTRFRPGEAEVEPANRRQRVVLLLVVIGLFAATVPAHQLTPFVMLGVLAVLVLIGRSELRGLPVLFGVMVAAWIGFMAEPYWSGHFDELFGGVGGVGGNVSSSVSGRIEGGSSTHQLVLYARVALAGGVLAFACWGWWRRREHKYRERSLLVLTFVPFLGFGMQSYGGEMALRVFMFALPGAALLAGLALFPRTGVTAEERDKDRVSLAPLAALMAGLVLMGGFLVARWGNEPFERVRPGEVAAMEFVYAHDDPSVRLLWLSDDPLETVTPAMPWGARDMEKVQYVPTLAPTDPVLVAGLVKELKDAGPNSYLMVNRAQVTFLQMDVGYPATWEPRLIRNLDRRPELRRVFVNADVTLYALATQPAGPVPEADPGPPGPLVTWTPWSVVGALAAVALIVLLSARELVRVGMRPSVRRLRWLQSGLWFSLPLLAVLCAALVQRFLTIK; this is encoded by the coding sequence GTGTCTGACACGACGACCACAGCACAGGCCGAACCGACCGGGAAGGAGGCCCCGGAGCAGCCCCGGCGCCGGCTGCGGCTGCCCGGGCTCGGCCGCTCGCCCGGCGGCGGCCAGCTGCTGCGCAACGCCTACGCGCTGATGCTGAACACCGGCATCTCCGCCGTACTCGGCCTGGGCTACTGGCTGCTCGCGGCCCGCTACTACTCCGAGGCGGCGGTCGGCCAGGGCTCCGCCGCGATCGCCGCGATGAAGCTCCTCGCGGGGCTCACCGCGGTCACACTCACCGGTGCCCTGGCCCGCTTCATCCCGGTCGCGGGCCGCGCCACCGGGCGCCTCGTCTTCCGTACCTACGCGGGCAGTTCGCTGGTGGTGGCGCTGGCGGCGGGGGTGTTCCTGCTGACGCTGGACGCGTGGGGGCCGTCGTACCGCTTCCTGCACTCGCCGCTGCCCGCCGCCGGTTTCGTGGTGGCGGTCGTCGCCTGGAATCTGCTCACCCTCCAGGACGGGGTGCTCACCGGGCTGCGCAGCGCGCTGTGGGTGCCGGTCGGGAACACCGTGTTCTCCGCGGTGAAGCTGGGGCTGCTGATCGCGTTCGCGGTGGCGATCCCGATGACCGGGGTCTTCGTGTCCTGGGTCGCGGCGATCGCCACGTCGGTGCTGCCGCTGGGCTGGCTGGTGTTCCGGCGGCTGGTGCCCCGGCATGTGGCGGAGACCGAGGAGCACGCGCGGCCGCCGACGATGAGGGAGGTCGGGCGGTTCCTGGCGGGCGACTACACCGGGTCGCTGTTCTCGCTCGCCGTGGTCTATCTCGTGCCGGTGATCGTGGCCGCGCAGGTCAGCGCCGAGGACAACGCGTACTTCTACATCACCGCCACCATCGGCGGCACCGTCAACCTGCTCGCCATCAACATGGGCGCCTCGCTGACCGTCGAGGGCTCGCACGACCCGGGCCGGCTCGCCGCCAACACCCGGGCCGCGCTGAAGCGGATGGCCCGGATCATGCTGCCGGTCGCCGCCGTGCTGTTCTTCGGGGCGCCCTGGATCCTCGGCGTGTTCGGCGCCGGGTACGCGGACGCCGCCACGCCGCTGCTGCGCTGGTTCGCGGTCGGGGCCGTGCTGCGGGTGGTGATGGAGACGTACTTCGCGGTGCTGCGCGCCCAGAGCCGTACCGCCGGACTGGCCTGGCTGCAAGGCCTGCTGTGCGCGCTGGTGCTCGGCCTGACGCTGGTGCTGCTGCCCCGGATGGGCCTGACCGGCGCGGGCGTCGCCGAGATCGCCAGCCTCGCGGTGATCGTGGCGATCGCCGCGCCCAGGCTGTACCGCACCGTCCGGGGCGCCGCGTCCGCCGACGTCCCGCCGGGCGCGGCACCCGACGGGGACCTCGCCGACCTGGCGCCTGTGCCGGAGGCGTCCGGGCCGGCTCGCAGGCGCGGGCCCGCCTGGGCGCTCGACAGCGACACCCTCGCGCTGGGCATCCCGGCCGACCTCGACCACCAGGAACGGCGGCCGGACGTCCGGCCGGGGCCGGGGACGCCGCCCACGGGGGTGCCCGTGGTGGCCGCGCCGCCGGTCGCGGTCGCTGAGATCGCTCCCCCGGAACTCCCTTCGCGGCAGCGTCCGATGCCCACCCGTCTCGGTGTGATCCTCGGCTGTCTGCTGGTCGCCGCGCTCCTGCTCTACTGGGTCCCGGCGTCCCGGCTCGGCGAGGCCGACCTGGACCGCATGGGCGGGCTCGGCCTGATCTCCGTACTGCCCACCCCGACCCTGGCCGGCGCCGCGCTGCTGGTCGTGGTGTTCGCCTCGCTGCTCTGGCTGAGCCGTGAGCACCGGACGTTGCTGCTGGTCACGCTGTTGGCGACGGTCGTGTCGCTGCACGCGCTGCCCGCCGTGATCGAGACCGAGCCGCGGTTCGCCACGGCCTGGCAGCACCTCGGCTTCCTCGACTACATCGACCGCACCGGCACGGCCGTACCCGACCTGGACGCGCGCTGGAGCTGGCCCGGCTTCTTCGCGGTGGCCGCCTTCGTCGCCCAGGCCTGCGGGGTCACCGACTTCACCGAGGTCATCCGCTGGTGGCCGCTGACCGTCCAACTGCTGTACCTGGCCCCGCTGTTCCTGCTGACCCGCGCGCTCCGGGCGAGCTGGCGCGCCAAGTGGACCGGCGTGTGGATCTTCGTGCTGAGTGGCTGGGTCGGCCAGGACTACTTCTCCCCGCAGGGCTTCACCTACCTGCTGTATCTCGTCCTCGTGGCGATCGTGCTGGTCTGGTTCCGCGCCCCGCGCGTGATCTGGACGAGGTTCCGCCCCGGAGAGGCGGAGGTGGAACCGGCGAACCGGCGGCAGCGGGTGGTGCTGCTGCTCGTCGTGATCGGGCTGTTCGCGGCGACCGTCCCGGCCCACCAGCTCACCCCGTTCGTGATGCTGGGCGTGCTCGCGGTCCTCGTCCTGATCGGCAGGTCCGAACTGCGTGGCCTGCCCGTGCTGTTCGGTGTGATGGTCGCGGCCTGGATCGGCTTCATGGCCGAGCCGTACTGGTCCGGGCACTTCGACGAGCTGTTCGGCGGGGTCGGGGGCGTCGGCGGCAATGTGTCGTCGTCGGTGTCCGGGCGGATCGAGGGCGGCAGTTCGACCCACCAGCTCGTGCTGTACGCGCGCGTGGCGCTGGCCGGCGGGGTGCTGGCCTTCGCCTGCTGGGGCTGGTGGCGGCGGCGCGAGCACAAGTACCGCGAGCGGTCGCTGCTGGTCCTGACCTTCGTGCCGTTCCTGGGCTTCGGCATGCAGTCGTACGGCGGTGAGATGGCGCTGCGCGTCTTCATGTTCGCGCTGCCGGGCGCCGCCCTGCTGGCGGGGCTCGCGCTGTTCCCGCGCACCGGCGTCACCGCCGAGGAACGCGACAAGGACCGGGTGAGCCTCGCCCCGCTGGCCGCGCTGATGGCGGGGCTGGTGCTGATGGGCGGGTTCCTGGTGGCGCGGTGGGGCAACGAGCCGTTCGAACGGGTGCGGCCCGGCGAGGTCGCCGCCATGGAGTTCGTGTACGCGCACGACGATCCGAGCGTGCGCCTGCTATGGCTCAGCGACGACCCGTTGGAGACCGTGACGCCCGCGATGCCGTGGGGCGCCCGGGACATGGAGAAGGTGCAGTACGTGCCGACGCTCGCGCCGACCGACCCGGTGCTGGTGGCGGGGCTGGTCAAGGAGTTGAAGGACGCCGGGCCGAACTCGTATCTGATGGTCAACCGCGCTCAGGTCACCTTTCTCCAGATGGATGTGGGCTACCCGGCGACCTGGGAGCCCCGGCTGATCCGGAACCTGGACCGGCGGCCCGAGCTGCGCAGGGTCTTCGTCAACGCGGACGTGACGCTCTACGCCCTGGCCACACAGCCCGCCGGGCCCGTCCCCGAGGCCGATCCCGGCCCGCCGGGGCCGCTGGTGACCTGGACACCCTGGTCGGTCGTCGGTGCCCTCGCGGCCGTCGCGCTGATCGTTCTGCTGTCGGCACGGGAGCTGGTCCGGGTGGGGATGCGGCCGAGCGTGCGGCGACTGCGGTGGCTGCAGAGCGGTTTGTGGTTCTCGCTGCCGCTGCTGGCGGTGCTGTGCGCGGCGCTGGTGCAGCGGTTCCTGACGATCAAGTAG